From Vibrio fortis, a single genomic window includes:
- a CDS encoding ABC transporter permease, producing the protein MQNVNTRFHKMVVFSIVGIMLIPILATFIYSISSRWGATILPDGFTLDWYISLLTDPRFLQAFGRSLFICIAALTLSVVLILPAIFVVFYYFPKLDKLMNIMILLPFAVPPVVSSVGLLQLYADSEISLIGTPWILIGTYFTIALPFMYRAIANSFQAINLQDLMDAAHLLGASTTKAFLLIILPNLKKGLMASLFLSFSFLLGEFVFANILVGTRYETLQIYLYNMRQTSGHFTSALVMTYFLFIFLLTWMASRSSRGVK; encoded by the coding sequence ATGCAAAACGTTAATACGCGCTTTCACAAAATGGTGGTTTTCTCGATTGTTGGCATCATGCTGATTCCGATCTTAGCCACCTTTATCTATTCAATTTCATCTCGTTGGGGAGCGACCATACTGCCTGATGGCTTTACTTTAGACTGGTACATTAGCCTGTTGACAGACCCGCGTTTCTTGCAAGCCTTTGGTCGTTCGCTGTTTATCTGTATTGCGGCGCTAACATTGAGTGTGGTGCTGATTCTTCCGGCGATATTTGTGGTGTTCTACTACTTCCCTAAGCTCGATAAGCTGATGAACATCATGATCTTGCTGCCGTTTGCAGTGCCTCCAGTCGTCTCGTCGGTTGGGCTGTTGCAGCTTTATGCTGACAGTGAAATCTCGTTGATTGGCACACCTTGGATCTTGATTGGTACCTACTTCACCATCGCTCTGCCATTTATGTATCGCGCGATTGCCAACAGTTTTCAGGCGATCAATTTGCAAGACCTGATGGACGCTGCGCATCTACTAGGAGCAAGCACCACCAAGGCCTTTTTGTTGATCATTCTGCCAAACCTCAAGAAGGGGTTAATGGCATCACTGTTTCTCTCGTTCTCGTTTTTATTGGGTGAGTTCGTGTTTGCCAATATCTTGGTCGGAACCCGCTACGAGACGTTACAAATCTATCTATACAACATGCGTCAAACCAGCGGCCACTTCACGTCTGCCTTGGTGATGACCTATTTCCTATTCATTTTCTTACTGACTTGGATGGCAAGTCGATCTAGCCGTGGAGTCAAATAA
- a CDS encoding ABC transporter ATP-binding protein: MSYVNAHNLTKSFGDNTVFEDIQFTIEKGEFITLLGPSGCGKSTLLRSLAGLNPVDGGEIWVNGEEITHQAPQQRGIGMVFQSYALFPNMTVEGNIAFGLKMKKLSGDEIKREVAKVIELVDLKGKESFYPHQLSGGQRQRVALARALVVKPRILLLDEPLSALDAKIRKHLRQQIRDIQKEMDLTTIFVTHDQEEAMIMSDRIFLMNKGEIVQAGTPEEIYTQPANEFVAGFMGHYNLVQANKAKQLFDIDTDWKVAIRPESIYVKEQGRQYGTHISTPKTGTIRNHQLLGNVIRYQVDVDDCELTVDLLNRSSERLLANGSELELLFNLNEIEPVRA, from the coding sequence ATGAGTTATGTAAACGCACACAATCTAACGAAAAGCTTCGGTGACAACACCGTGTTTGAAGACATTCAATTTACGATTGAAAAAGGCGAGTTTATTACCCTGCTTGGCCCCAGTGGTTGTGGTAAATCTACCTTGCTGCGCAGTTTGGCGGGTCTGAATCCTGTTGATGGTGGTGAGATATGGGTTAACGGTGAAGAGATCACCCATCAAGCACCACAGCAGCGTGGTATTGGTATGGTCTTCCAATCTTACGCGCTGTTTCCAAACATGACGGTAGAGGGAAATATCGCGTTTGGCCTGAAAATGAAAAAGTTATCGGGCGATGAGATTAAACGTGAAGTGGCCAAAGTGATTGAGCTAGTGGATCTAAAAGGCAAAGAGAGTTTTTATCCACATCAGTTATCAGGTGGTCAGCGTCAACGCGTTGCTCTAGCGCGTGCGTTGGTGGTGAAGCCGCGTATTCTGTTGTTGGATGAGCCGCTATCGGCGTTGGATGCAAAGATCCGTAAGCATCTTCGTCAGCAGATCCGTGATATTCAGAAAGAGATGGATCTGACGACCATCTTTGTTACTCACGACCAAGAAGAGGCGATGATCATGTCTGACCGCATCTTCTTGATGAACAAAGGTGAGATCGTGCAAGCGGGCACGCCAGAAGAGATCTACACTCAACCTGCTAATGAGTTTGTTGCCGGATTCATGGGCCACTACAACTTGGTTCAAGCGAATAAAGCCAAACAGCTTTTCGACATTGATACCGACTGGAAGGTGGCAATTCGCCCAGAGTCAATTTACGTGAAAGAGCAGGGCAGACAGTACGGTACCCACATTTCAACACCGAAAACGGGGACCATCCGCAATCATCAACTGCTGGGCAACGTGATTCGCTACCAAGTGGATGTGGATGATTGTGAGCTGACCGTCGACCTTCTCAATCGCTCCTCTGAGCGTCTACTCGCAAACGGAAGTGAGTTAGAGTTGCTGTTTAATCTAAATGAAATTGAACCTGTGAGAGCCTAA
- a CDS encoding HAD family hydrolase → MPKPLYVFDMDETLVNGDAAMMWNEFLVEKGIASDASFVEEDQRLMGLYTQGKLDMEDYLTFAMQPLADMTTQQVNALVEECVDTKVLPNLFKQTLPLIEQLKRDEIDMLIISASVTFLVEVVGRKLGIEHALGIDLVEQQTRYTSKIKGVPSYREGKVTRLEQWIAKQSKRYSDIHFYTDSINDLPLCEYADYTYLVNPCPRLRALADRPNWQILDWG, encoded by the coding sequence ATGCCTAAGCCTTTGTATGTTTTTGATATGGACGAAACCCTAGTCAACGGCGATGCTGCGATGATGTGGAATGAGTTCTTAGTCGAAAAAGGTATTGCGAGTGATGCAAGTTTTGTTGAAGAAGATCAGCGCCTTATGGGTCTTTACACCCAAGGTAAGCTGGATATGGAAGATTACCTAACATTCGCCATGCAGCCGCTTGCTGATATGACGACACAACAGGTGAATGCCTTGGTTGAGGAGTGCGTTGACACCAAAGTTCTACCTAATCTGTTCAAGCAGACCCTGCCATTGATAGAGCAGTTAAAGCGCGATGAAATCGACATGCTGATCATCTCTGCCAGTGTGACTTTCTTGGTTGAAGTGGTTGGTAGAAAGCTGGGCATAGAGCATGCGTTAGGGATCGATCTGGTCGAGCAACAAACGCGGTATACATCGAAGATAAAAGGTGTACCGAGTTACCGAGAAGGTAAAGTGACTCGCTTAGAGCAGTGGATTGCAAAGCAGTCCAAGCGCTACTCTGACATTCATTTTTACACAGACTCGATCAATGATTTACCGCTTTGTGAATATGCGGACTACACCTATTTGGTTAACCCGTGTCCACGTTTACGAGCATTAGCCGACAGGCCAAATTGGCAAATCCTCGATTGGGGTTAA
- a CDS encoding MurR/RpiR family transcriptional regulator: MSLEVDIISQITERFPALRDAEKKVAKLIMDDIDFAAKASITELAENAQVSEATITRFAKAIGCNNVRDMKIKLAQTLTVGQRFILEPVNQTGYQGIYESIKQSLDINRTLFKEQDVETAVNWLHNARQIIAIGMGGGSTIASQELQHRLFRLGYPVVSYNDGLMSRMVAATADANDVMVMISATGFTPVITETAELAKQYGLKIIAITPQDTPLANIADILLPIKHMETDFIYKPSASRYAMLALVDVLSMGMAVNHKNRSRDKLRRLKVALDSYRGGGDRQPLGD; the protein is encoded by the coding sequence TTGAGTTTAGAAGTAGATATCATTTCACAGATAACGGAGCGTTTTCCCGCTCTTCGTGATGCCGAGAAAAAAGTCGCCAAGCTAATCATGGATGACATTGATTTTGCCGCCAAAGCCAGCATTACAGAACTCGCTGAAAACGCGCAAGTCAGTGAAGCTACCATTACACGTTTTGCTAAGGCGATTGGCTGTAACAACGTACGTGATATGAAGATCAAGCTTGCTCAAACCCTAACGGTTGGCCAGCGCTTTATTCTCGAACCGGTCAACCAAACTGGCTATCAAGGTATCTACGAATCGATTAAGCAGAGCCTAGACATCAACCGCACTCTATTCAAAGAACAAGATGTTGAAACTGCGGTAAACTGGCTGCACAACGCCAGACAGATCATTGCAATCGGCATGGGTGGCGGCTCAACTATAGCCTCTCAAGAACTGCAACACCGACTATTTCGTTTAGGCTATCCAGTGGTGTCGTACAATGATGGCTTAATGTCACGCATGGTTGCCGCAACAGCCGATGCCAATGATGTGATGGTGATGATTTCCGCGACAGGCTTTACGCCCGTTATCACCGAAACCGCCGAGTTAGCGAAGCAATACGGGCTTAAGATCATCGCAATTACGCCACAAGATACACCATTGGCAAACATTGCGGATATCTTGTTACCTATCAAGCACATGGAAACAGATTTTATCTACAAGCCATCGGCATCTCGATACGCAATGCTGGCGTTAGTGGATGTGCTTTCAATGGGCATGGCAGTCAATCACAAGAACCGCTCGCGCGACAAACTGCGCCGCTTGAAGGTTGCTTTAGACTCCTACCGTGGTGGAGGCGACCGACAGCCTCTCGGTGATTAG
- a CDS encoding amino acid deaminase, with amino-acid sequence MKHNPAQKDVIKYQKDCFVLTERGQKGRAVSQTENGVYRLVDEDISLPVAIIKQSALTNNLNWMQSFADHHQVKLSPHGKTSMTPDFFRQQLENGAWGITVATPAQAEIAAMAGAKRIIMANQLVGKTNIAIVEQLIREFNVEFYCCVDSPVNVKQLSQHFANTEQTLKVLIEFGVPGGRCGCRSPQEVLELAQTIQDAPALSLSGIEVYEGVIHGDNAEQDIRTFLKQALSSVESLASDGLLTGQPIITGAGSAWYDVVAECLANLTDYLAIIRPGCYAIHDTGIYLDAQSKVLQRAQVNQGYACELGGDLESALEVWAYVISRPEPTKLVIGLGKRDVAFDAGLPIAERGYRNGEAISVKGLTATAVMDQHTFVETDGSSEIEVGDMIAFSTSHPCLTFDKWRYIAISDDDYQVTNWVETCF; translated from the coding sequence ATGAAACATAACCCTGCACAAAAAGATGTTATAAAGTATCAAAAAGATTGTTTCGTCTTGACTGAAAGAGGCCAAAAAGGGAGAGCAGTATCACAAACTGAGAACGGTGTTTATCGACTGGTCGATGAAGATATTTCGCTTCCGGTAGCAATTATCAAACAATCAGCCTTAACCAATAATCTGAATTGGATGCAATCATTCGCCGATCATCATCAGGTGAAATTATCACCACACGGCAAAACATCGATGACGCCTGATTTCTTTCGTCAGCAGCTAGAAAATGGTGCTTGGGGAATTACTGTTGCGACACCTGCACAAGCAGAGATTGCGGCAATGGCGGGTGCAAAAAGAATCATCATGGCCAACCAATTAGTAGGTAAAACCAATATTGCGATCGTTGAACAACTTATTCGTGAGTTCAACGTTGAGTTTTACTGCTGTGTCGATTCACCAGTAAACGTAAAGCAACTGAGTCAACACTTTGCTAACACCGAACAAACGCTAAAGGTTCTGATCGAGTTTGGCGTACCAGGCGGGCGCTGTGGCTGTCGCTCACCACAAGAGGTTCTTGAGCTTGCGCAAACCATTCAAGACGCGCCTGCACTTTCTCTTTCGGGTATTGAGGTGTACGAAGGTGTGATTCATGGCGACAATGCCGAGCAAGACATTCGTACCTTCTTAAAGCAAGCACTAAGCTCTGTCGAAAGCCTTGCATCAGATGGACTGCTCACAGGACAACCAATCATCACTGGCGCGGGATCGGCTTGGTATGATGTGGTGGCAGAGTGCTTGGCGAACCTAACCGATTACTTGGCGATCATCCGCCCAGGTTGTTATGCCATTCACGATACTGGGATCTACCTAGATGCTCAAAGTAAGGTGTTGCAGCGCGCACAAGTAAACCAAGGTTACGCGTGTGAACTGGGTGGGGATTTAGAATCTGCACTTGAGGTGTGGGCGTATGTTATCTCTCGTCCAGAGCCAACCAAACTGGTGATTGGGCTAGGTAAGCGTGATGTGGCCTTTGATGCTGGATTACCTATTGCTGAACGCGGATATCGCAATGGCGAAGCTATTTCAGTAAAGGGCCTGACAGCAACAGCCGTGATGGATCAACATACTTTTGTGGAAACGGACGGCTCTTCAGAGATTGAAGTGGGTGACATGATTGCGTTCTCAACCTCACACCCGTGTTTGACTTTCGATAAGTGGCGTTACATTGCTATTAGCGATGACGACTATCAGGTCACAAACTGGGTAGAGACCTGCTTCTAG
- a CDS encoding N-acyl-D-amino-acid deacylase family protein: MLFDTIIKNVEVFDGTGEQSFCADVAILDGKIAEIGSIDHEDCGQLIEGAGLALAPGFIDVHTHDDTNVIRYPDCIPKISQGVTTVIVGNCGISASPTVLAGDPPDPMNLLGAQADFKYPTFAAYAQAVKEAQPAVNVAALVGHTTLRNQVMDDLQRTATEDEIAEMQNNLDLAMEQGALGLSSGLAYASAKQANANEVMQLAKVLSSHGGIYTTHMRTEFEEILSAMEEAFETGQYAKVPVVISHLKCAGAGNWGRTVEVLDLMDKVSEHQDVSCDCYPYSASSSTLDLKQVTDDFDIFITWSEAKPEHAGKTLKQIADEMNLPLMDAAKTLQPAGAVYHCMDENDVKRVLKYKLTMVGSDGLPNDPHPHPRLWGTFPKVLGHYCRDENLFSLPEAIHKMTGMSAERYNLSGRGEIRQGAFADLVLFDPNNIKDTATFENPISVAEGIESVFVNGELTYQKGKVRNNRSGVFIYRN; the protein is encoded by the coding sequence ATGTTGTTCGATACGATAATTAAAAATGTAGAGGTGTTCGATGGCACCGGCGAACAATCGTTTTGTGCCGATGTAGCAATCCTTGATGGAAAAATTGCCGAAATTGGCAGCATTGATCATGAAGATTGTGGCCAGTTAATTGAGGGAGCAGGCTTAGCATTGGCTCCTGGATTTATTGATGTACACACACACGACGACACCAACGTCATTCGTTACCCAGACTGCATACCAAAGATCAGCCAAGGTGTGACAACCGTGATTGTTGGTAACTGCGGTATCAGTGCCTCACCAACGGTTTTAGCGGGTGATCCACCAGATCCTATGAACCTTTTAGGTGCGCAGGCTGATTTCAAATACCCAACCTTTGCCGCGTATGCACAAGCGGTGAAGGAAGCACAGCCTGCAGTAAACGTAGCAGCCTTAGTGGGTCACACGACGCTGCGTAACCAAGTGATGGACGACCTACAACGCACAGCAACGGAAGATGAAATTGCAGAGATGCAAAACAACCTTGATTTAGCGATGGAGCAAGGCGCATTAGGTTTGAGTTCAGGCTTGGCTTACGCAAGTGCGAAGCAAGCGAACGCCAATGAAGTGATGCAGTTAGCAAAAGTGCTGTCTAGTCATGGCGGTATTTATACCACGCATATGCGTACCGAATTCGAAGAGATCTTAAGCGCGATGGAAGAGGCGTTTGAGACCGGGCAATACGCAAAAGTACCGGTTGTTATTTCCCACCTTAAATGTGCAGGTGCGGGCAACTGGGGCAGAACAGTTGAAGTGCTTGATTTAATGGACAAGGTTTCAGAGCACCAAGACGTGTCTTGCGACTGCTACCCATATTCAGCGAGCTCTTCGACATTAGATTTGAAACAGGTGACGGACGATTTCGATATCTTCATCACTTGGTCTGAAGCAAAACCAGAGCATGCAGGCAAAACCCTTAAGCAGATTGCTGATGAGATGAACCTACCACTGATGGACGCTGCGAAAACGCTTCAACCAGCCGGTGCGGTTTACCACTGTATGGATGAGAACGACGTAAAACGCGTCTTGAAATACAAGCTGACCATGGTTGGTTCCGATGGTTTGCCTAATGACCCGCATCCGCACCCGAGATTGTGGGGTACTTTCCCGAAAGTGTTAGGCCACTACTGCCGAGATGAAAATCTGTTCTCGCTACCAGAGGCGATTCACAAAATGACGGGAATGTCGGCAGAGCGTTACAACTTGTCTGGACGAGGCGAAATTCGCCAAGGTGCATTTGCTGATTTGGTTTTATTTGATCCAAACAATATTAAAGACACAGCAACATTTGAAAATCCTATTTCAGTTGCTGAAGGAATAGAAAGTGTATTTGTAAATGGTGAGTTAACTTACCAAAAAGGAAAAGTAAGAAATAATCGTTCTGGCGTTTTTATTTATCGTAATTAA
- a CDS encoding RidA family protein gives MTIKRYGVEGGTGTGGQHLPFARATEAGGFLYVSGQTPMTDGEVVEGGIIDQSRLAIQNCVDIMTEAGYGLEDVVHVKVVLTDSRYFQSFNKVFKEFFGANPPARICMVCDLVVDVKVEVDVTCYRADRV, from the coding sequence ATGACTATTAAACGTTACGGTGTTGAAGGCGGAACAGGTACAGGCGGACAACATTTACCATTTGCACGCGCAACAGAAGCGGGTGGTTTCCTATACGTTTCTGGCCAGACACCGATGACAGATGGTGAAGTAGTTGAGGGTGGCATTATTGACCAGTCTCGCCTAGCAATCCAAAACTGTGTCGATATCATGACTGAAGCTGGCTACGGCCTAGAAGACGTAGTACACGTAAAGGTTGTACTAACGGACTCTCGTTACTTCCAATCTTTTAATAAGGTATTCAAAGAGTTCTTTGGAGCTAACCCACCGGCACGTATCTGCATGGTGTGTGACCTAGTTGTAGACGTGAAAGTTGAAGTAGATGTGACTTGCTACCGCGCTGACCGCGTATAG
- a CDS encoding sodium:solute symporter family protein — MNSTLFLTGFGVYVCFLIWLGWFVSRNQKSGEDFLLGGRGLPLFLVLGTTVATMVGTGSSMGAVGFGYANGWAGALYGIGGAVGILLLALWFAPVRKLNFMTMSEELAYYVGANRIVKNVVGLLIFIASIGWLGAHILGGGMYLAWIADIDLNLAKIIIAAAFTIYVVIGGYTAVVWTDTIQAIILFAGFILMAVMSVNHIGGMDNLYAAMDPAATSFLAIDKLGILPAVSLAVVIGVGVLATPSFRQRIYSGKDVSTIRRSFVASGVLYLFFSIIPAIIGMAAHAIDPTLDNPNFSFPYIAATVLPVGVGMIVLIAGLSATMSSASSDAIAGVSILLRDVYVMFTGRVPNKESMMNYSRLALVVVIGFALLFALTSNDIIGYITKMISTVMSGMFVCGMLGRFWSRYNWQGAIATLVGASIASFTVMLSADLTAFWGNPVIPSCLFALTAGVVVSLCTPANQVTPEMAKAILDDERALMEMEMSETGVLEEEAAPQRPANQTS, encoded by the coding sequence ATGAACAGCACTCTTTTTCTAACAGGCTTCGGCGTGTACGTATGTTTTTTAATTTGGTTAGGCTGGTTTGTCTCGCGTAATCAAAAATCTGGCGAAGATTTCTTATTAGGCGGCCGTGGCCTGCCACTATTTTTAGTACTTGGTACCACAGTAGCGACGATGGTCGGTACGGGTTCAAGTATGGGTGCGGTTGGCTTCGGCTACGCAAATGGTTGGGCGGGTGCTCTATACGGAATTGGCGGTGCTGTTGGCATCCTATTGCTTGCGTTATGGTTTGCTCCGGTTCGTAAGCTGAACTTCATGACAATGAGTGAAGAGCTCGCGTATTACGTGGGTGCTAACCGAATCGTGAAAAACGTGGTTGGCCTACTCATCTTTATCGCGTCCATCGGCTGGTTAGGTGCACACATTCTAGGTGGCGGCATGTACCTAGCGTGGATTGCTGACATCGACCTGAACCTTGCGAAGATCATTATTGCAGCGGCATTCACTATCTACGTTGTTATCGGTGGTTACACAGCGGTTGTATGGACCGATACTATCCAAGCAATCATCCTTTTTGCTGGTTTCATCTTGATGGCGGTGATGTCTGTGAACCATATTGGTGGCATGGATAACCTTTACGCTGCGATGGACCCTGCTGCTACAAGCTTTTTAGCAATCGATAAACTAGGCATTCTGCCTGCTGTTTCTCTGGCTGTGGTTATCGGTGTTGGTGTTCTGGCAACGCCTTCATTCCGCCAACGCATTTACTCTGGTAAAGACGTTTCAACTATCCGTCGTTCATTCGTGGCTTCTGGTGTGTTGTACCTTTTCTTCTCTATCATTCCAGCGATCATTGGTATGGCAGCACACGCTATCGACCCAACGTTGGATAACCCTAACTTCTCGTTCCCTTACATTGCAGCAACGGTACTTCCAGTTGGTGTTGGCATGATTGTTCTTATCGCTGGCCTATCTGCAACCATGTCGAGCGCAAGCTCAGATGCGATTGCGGGTGTATCTATCCTACTGCGTGACGTATACGTGATGTTCACAGGCCGTGTACCAAACAAAGAATCAATGATGAACTACTCTCGCCTAGCTTTGGTTGTGGTGATTGGTTTTGCACTGCTGTTCGCATTGACGTCAAACGACATCATTGGCTACATCACTAAGATGATTTCAACGGTAATGTCAGGCATGTTCGTGTGCGGTATGTTGGGACGCTTCTGGAGCCGTTACAACTGGCAGGGTGCGATTGCAACACTGGTTGGCGCCTCTATCGCTTCTTTCACTGTAATGCTAAGCGCAGACCTAACAGCCTTCTGGGGCAACCCAGTGATTCCATCTTGTCTATTTGCACTAACAGCGGGTGTGGTAGTAAGCCTATGCACACCAGCTAACCAAGTGACTCCTGAAATGGCAAAAGCGATTCTTGATGACGAGCGTGCTCTGATGGAGATGGAAATGTCTGAGACTGGCGTCCTTGAAGAGGAAGCTGCACCTCAACGCCCTGCAAATCAAACAAGCTAA
- a CDS encoding sugar kinase, translated as MPASSHFNIVFFGECMLEISGSPLTKKFGGDTLNTALYLSRLTQNKDLSVHYATGLGSDELSQNMIDSWQLEGIQTNFVERIANKLPGLYMVETDETGERHFHYWRNDAAVKSYFQTDDLNKLEIALTEKQVDAVYISGISIAILDDTSRERLLKAIGVFSNQGGKVIFDNNYRPQLWTTDQAQHWYAKLLPLVDIALITEDDDLLVWGNSESVQQRCLRLGCQEIVIKRGCEPCKIVQVESGKVVENYVSATAVANVVDTCAAGDSFAAGYLAARLTGESATEAAELGHQLASTVIQYSGAIIPVSAMNHLIKK; from the coding sequence ATGCCTGCATCTTCTCATTTCAATATTGTTTTCTTTGGCGAATGTATGCTCGAAATCAGCGGCTCTCCATTAACCAAAAAGTTTGGCGGTGACACGCTAAATACCGCGCTTTACCTTTCTCGCTTAACTCAAAATAAAGACCTATCAGTGCATTACGCGACAGGTCTTGGTAGTGATGAACTGTCTCAAAATATGATTGATAGCTGGCAGTTAGAAGGTATTCAAACCAATTTCGTAGAGCGCATTGCGAACAAGCTTCCTGGTCTCTACATGGTCGAAACCGATGAGACTGGTGAACGACACTTTCATTACTGGCGCAACGACGCGGCAGTCAAATCTTACTTCCAAACTGACGACCTGAATAAGCTTGAAATCGCGCTGACAGAGAAACAAGTCGACGCGGTTTACATTAGCGGCATCAGCATCGCGATTTTAGATGACACCTCACGTGAACGCCTGTTGAAAGCCATTGGCGTATTCTCAAATCAAGGCGGTAAGGTGATTTTCGATAACAACTATCGCCCACAACTTTGGACGACTGACCAAGCCCAACATTGGTACGCCAAGTTATTGCCATTGGTAGACATCGCGCTGATCACCGAAGACGACGACCTACTTGTTTGGGGTAACTCAGAGAGCGTTCAACAACGTTGTCTTCGCTTGGGCTGCCAAGAGATCGTTATCAAACGTGGCTGTGAGCCATGCAAAATTGTTCAGGTAGAAAGCGGCAAGGTAGTAGAAAACTACGTATCAGCGACAGCTGTTGCGAACGTTGTTGATACGTGCGCTGCCGGAGACTCCTTTGCGGCGGGTTACTTAGCTGCACGCTTAACGGGCGAGAGTGCTACCGAAGCTGCTGAACTCGGCCACCAATTGGCTTCTACCGTTATTCAATATTCAGGCGCCATCATCCCGGTAAGCGCTATGAACCACCTAATCAAAAAATAG
- a CDS encoding bifunctional 4-hydroxy-2-oxoglutarate aldolase/2-dehydro-3-deoxy-phosphogluconate aldolase → MSQEMINTLKQFKVIPVIQINKVEHAIPLAKVLVENGLPVAEVTFRTEAAADSIRAMRDAYPEMCIGAGTVLTREQIDLAKEAGSEFIVAPGLNPNTVKRCQEIGMPIVPGVNNPSQVEQALELGLNFLKFFPAEASGGINMVKSLLAPYVDVSLMPTGGIGKHNVNDYLAVDRVVCCGGTWMVSPKMIENEQWDEIAVLVREAVELVSQ, encoded by the coding sequence ATGTCTCAAGAAATGATCAACACACTTAAGCAATTCAAAGTTATCCCTGTTATTCAAATCAACAAGGTGGAACACGCGATTCCATTGGCAAAAGTGTTGGTTGAAAACGGCCTACCAGTGGCAGAAGTGACGTTCCGTACCGAAGCGGCAGCGGATTCGATTCGTGCGATGCGTGATGCCTACCCAGAGATGTGTATCGGCGCTGGCACAGTATTAACCCGTGAGCAGATCGACCTTGCGAAAGAAGCGGGCAGTGAGTTCATCGTAGCGCCAGGTTTGAATCCAAACACGGTCAAGCGTTGCCAAGAGATCGGCATGCCAATCGTTCCTGGCGTAAATAACCCAAGCCAAGTAGAGCAAGCGTTGGAGCTCGGTCTTAACTTCTTGAAGTTCTTCCCAGCAGAAGCGTCTGGTGGCATCAACATGGTGAAATCTCTGCTAGCGCCTTATGTTGATGTGTCGTTAATGCCTACTGGCGGTATCGGCAAGCATAACGTCAATGACTACCTAGCCGTCGATCGCGTGGTGTGCTGTGGCGGTACTTGGATGGTTTCTCCAAAAATGATCGAAAACGAGCAGTGGGACGAGATTGCAGTGCTGGTTCGTGAAGCGGTTGAGCTGGTTAGCCAGTAA